Proteins encoded together in one Oncorhynchus mykiss isolate Arlee chromosome 7, USDA_OmykA_1.1, whole genome shotgun sequence window:
- the LOC110528343 gene encoding CD209 antigen-like protein D isoform X1 — translation MVDYVNKQAIELNKVIEGNENRATRRVKTETHLSDGRTRLYRLAAVCFGMMCILQVILNISLKLAFCTGRVVEDRDMGVPTRTLLGCIEGWRLSGSSCYFLSTEKKTWEESRQDCLERGADLVVVNSRNEQKFLTGLSRNIDSVWIGLTDRETEGTWKWVDGTPLATRYWGRNQPDNGAVFVVHIGEEDCVEINYGYSDPVNKWNDIACNSQFNWICERVI, via the exons ATGGTCGACTATGTCAATAAACAGGCTATTGAATTAAACAAGGTTATTGAAGGAAACGAGAACAGAGCAACGAGGAGAGTAAAGACTGAGACCCATCTCTCAG ATGGAAGAACAAGACTCTACAGGCTggctgctgtgtgttttgggatgATGTGTATTCTACAAGTCATTCTCAACATCTCCCTAAAGCTAGCTTTCT gtaccGGAAGAGTGGTGGAAGATAGGGACATGGGGGTCCCAACAAGGACTCTGTTAGGGTGTATTGAAGGATGGAGGCTGTCGGGATCCAGCTGTTACTTCCTGTCTACTGAGAAGAAAACCTGGGAGGAGAGCAGACAAgactgtctggagagaggagcagacctggtgGTTGTAAACAGCAGAAatgaacag AAATTCCTCACTGGATTAAGCAGGAATATTGATAGTGTTTGGATCGGTCTGactgatagagagacagaggggacctGGAAATGGGTGGATGGTACACCACTGGCCACAAG GTACTGGGGGCGTAACCAGCCTGATAATGGTGCTGTTTTTGTAGTACACATAggagaggaggactgtgttgagatTAATTATGGGTATTCTGACCCTGTAAATAAATGGAATGACATAGCATGTAACTCTCAATTTAACTGGATTTGTGAAAGGGTGATATAA
- the LOC110528343 gene encoding CD209 antigen-like protein D isoform X2, producing the protein MVDYVNKQAIELNKVIEGNENRATRRVKTETHLSGTGRVVEDRDMGVPTRTLLGCIEGWRLSGSSCYFLSTEKKTWEESRQDCLERGADLVVVNSRNEQKFLTGLSRNIDSVWIGLTDRETEGTWKWVDGTPLATRYWGRNQPDNGAVFVVHIGEEDCVEINYGYSDPVNKWNDIACNSQFNWICERVI; encoded by the exons ATGGTCGACTATGTCAATAAACAGGCTATTGAATTAAACAAGGTTATTGAAGGAAACGAGAACAGAGCAACGAGGAGAGTAAAGACTGAGACCCATCTCTCAG gtaccGGAAGAGTGGTGGAAGATAGGGACATGGGGGTCCCAACAAGGACTCTGTTAGGGTGTATTGAAGGATGGAGGCTGTCGGGATCCAGCTGTTACTTCCTGTCTACTGAGAAGAAAACCTGGGAGGAGAGCAGACAAgactgtctggagagaggagcagacctggtgGTTGTAAACAGCAGAAatgaacag AAATTCCTCACTGGATTAAGCAGGAATATTGATAGTGTTTGGATCGGTCTGactgatagagagacagaggggacctGGAAATGGGTGGATGGTACACCACTGGCCACAAG GTACTGGGGGCGTAACCAGCCTGATAATGGTGCTGTTTTTGTAGTACACATAggagaggaggactgtgttgagatTAATTATGGGTATTCTGACCCTGTAAATAAATGGAATGACATAGCATGTAACTCTCAATTTAACTGGATTTGTGAAAGGGTGATATAA